One part of the Rutidosis leptorrhynchoides isolate AG116_Rl617_1_P2 chromosome 1, CSIRO_AGI_Rlap_v1, whole genome shotgun sequence genome encodes these proteins:
- the LOC139842508 gene encoding uncharacterized mitochondrial protein AtMg00810-like, whose protein sequence is MEALNRNNTWIITDLPHGRKPIGNKWVYRIKYKSNGEVERKYCLELLNDYGMLGCKPIGTPIESNVCVECNPSSKDGLLKNITEYQNLVGRLIYLTLTRPDIAYSVQVLSQYMHAPLQSHFSFAFRVLRYLKGAPGKGVQFVKSNSLKLHAFSDSDYAKCKLNRKSVTGYLVYFCDSLVSWKSKK, encoded by the exons ATGGAAGCTCTTAATAGGAATAATACATGGATCATTACTGATCTTCCTCATGGCAGGAAACCTATTGGTAATAAATGGGTTTATAGGATTAAATATAAATCAAATGGTGAGGTTgagag AAAGTATTGTCTTGAGCTATTAAATGATTATGGGATGCTTGGGTGTAAACCTATAGGCACTCCTATTGAGTCTAATGTGTGTGTTGAATGTAATCCAAGTAGTAAAGATGGTTTACTCAAAAATATTACTGAGTATCAAAATCTAGTAGGAAGATTAATTTATTTAACTCTTACTAGACCTGATATTGCTTATTCTGTGCAAGTCTTGAGTCAGTATATGCATGCTCCATTGCAGTCACATTTCAGTTTCGCTTTTAGGGTTTTGAGGTATTTGAAAGGAGCTCCTGGAAAAGGAGTTCAGTTTGTTAAAAGTAATTCACTTAAGTTGCATGCTTTCAGTGACTCTGACTATGCTAAGTGCAAGCTAAACAGAAAATCTGTTACAGGATACTTGGTTTATTTTTGTGATTCTTTAGTATCTTGGAAAAGTAAAAAGTAG